The Streptomyces sp. TLI_105 DNA segment GGCCGGCAAGTGAAGATCCAGGGCAAGATGTTCATCTGGCTGAGCGTCTTCATCCTTGCCATGGCGATCCTCTACGGCGTCTGGTCCAAGGAGCCGGTCGGCACGACGGCGCTCTTCCTGGCCTTCGGCCTGTCCATCATGATCGGCTACTACCTGGCCTTCACGGCCAAGCGTGTCGACGCGATGGCGCAGGACGACAAGGAGGCCGACGTCGCGGACGAGGCCGGTGAGGTGGGCTTCTTCGCCCCGCACAGCTGGCAGCCGCTCTCGCTGGCCGTCGGCGGTGCGCTCGCCTTCCTCGGCATCGCGATGGGCTGGTGGATCCTGTACTTCTCCGCCCCGCTGATCCTCGTCGGCCTGTTCGGCTGGGTCTTCGAGTTCTACCGCGGCGAGAACCAGAACCAGTAGCGGTACCCCGCTCCGCACCGGAGCACACCGAGGGGCCCGGACACTTCGTCACCGAAGTGTCCGGGCCCCTCTTTTGCAGCACTCGGCGCGCTGGCCGCGAGGAATGTCCTTAGCGTGAAGTCATGAACGACACGCCGCGCATAAGGACTGTTCTGAGCTGCACCCTTCTGGCCGTCACCGTCACCGCGGGCGCCTCCGCGTGCTCGGGCTCCGACGGTCACCCGCTGTCGGAGAAGGCCTACGACGCGGCGGACCAGCTCACGGTCAG contains these protein-coding regions:
- a CDS encoding cytochrome c oxidase subunit 4 yields the protein MKIQGKMFIWLSVFILAMAILYGVWSKEPVGTTALFLAFGLSIMIGYYLAFTAKRVDAMAQDDKEADVADEAGEVGFFAPHSWQPLSLAVGGALAFLGIAMGWWILYFSAPLILVGLFGWVFEFYRGENQNQ